The following are from one region of the Melaminivora suipulveris genome:
- a CDS encoding methyl-accepting chemotaxis protein, translating to MEDAIFLRPGVWLLGRVGLGGRVLCLAVVATAALLALAAAQAWLPQAVWPLCLAFVVAIAYLAAALWAGVATPLARLRDALERAAQGDLCARAGLTGSDELALLGVQLDHLVLGLSGAVADIRSNAALVGHAGASLAQDNAALSSRTEQQASSLEQTAASVEELTAGIANTSQAAQVAAREAAEVRRRAEEGSQGMARAVASVQAIEAGARRMGEIIGVIDSIAFQTNILALNAAVEAARAGEQGRGFAVVASEVRTLAGRSAEAAREIRALIQASVQQVQDSGSLIRSAGEVIKLAADGIRAVASHVGEISHSVAEQETGLREINVAVQHLDQLTQHNARMVEEALEQARVLQSRAQSLSGAVQVFRLQQGTAEEAVALVARAAALHRGRDRAGFLRTLTDPGQPFHDRDMYVFALDAAGTYLAFGGNPAKVGTRVQDLAGVDGEALLRSIIAQAERGPGWVEYDIGNPATGVVQAKMSFVQQAGDIYLGCGVYKSLSAPS from the coding sequence ATGGAAGATGCGATTTTTTTGCGCCCCGGCGTGTGGCTGTTGGGCCGCGTGGGGCTGGGTGGGCGGGTGTTGTGTCTGGCGGTGGTGGCCACGGCGGCGCTGCTCGCGCTCGCGGCTGCCCAGGCATGGCTGCCGCAAGCCGTGTGGCCGTTGTGCCTGGCCTTCGTGGTGGCGATCGCCTACCTGGCAGCGGCGCTGTGGGCCGGCGTGGCCACGCCGCTGGCGCGACTGCGCGACGCCCTGGAGCGCGCCGCGCAAGGGGATTTGTGCGCGCGCGCCGGCCTGACCGGCAGCGACGAGCTGGCGCTCCTGGGCGTGCAGCTCGACCATCTGGTGCTGGGCTTGTCGGGCGCAGTGGCCGATATCCGCAGCAATGCGGCGCTGGTCGGCCACGCTGGCGCCAGTCTGGCGCAGGACAACGCGGCCCTGTCCAGCCGTACCGAGCAGCAGGCCAGCAGCCTGGAGCAGACTGCGGCCAGCGTCGAGGAATTGACTGCCGGCATCGCCAACACCAGCCAGGCCGCCCAGGTGGCGGCCCGCGAAGCCGCCGAAGTGCGCCGCCGTGCCGAGGAAGGCAGCCAGGGCATGGCCCGCGCCGTGGCCTCGGTGCAGGCCATCGAAGCCGGTGCGCGGCGCATGGGCGAGATCATTGGTGTGATCGACTCCATCGCATTTCAGACCAACATCCTGGCGCTCAACGCCGCCGTGGAGGCGGCGCGCGCTGGCGAGCAGGGCCGCGGCTTTGCCGTCGTGGCCAGCGAGGTGCGCACGCTGGCCGGCCGCTCGGCCGAGGCGGCGCGCGAGATCCGTGCGCTGATCCAGGCGTCGGTGCAGCAGGTGCAGGACAGCGGCTCGTTGATCCGTTCGGCTGGCGAAGTCATCAAGCTCGCGGCCGATGGCATCCGCGCTGTGGCCAGCCATGTCGGCGAGATCTCGCACTCGGTGGCCGAGCAGGAGACAGGCCTGCGCGAAATCAACGTGGCCGTGCAGCACCTGGATCAGCTCACGCAGCACAACGCGCGCATGGTCGAGGAGGCGCTGGAGCAGGCCCGCGTCCTGCAAAGCCGCGCGCAGTCGCTGTCCGGCGCGGTGCAGGTCTTTCGGCTGCAGCAAGGCACGGCCGAGGAGGCCGTGGCGCTGGTGGCCCGTGCCGCAGCGCTGCACCGCGGGCGCGATCGGGCCGGCTTTCTACGTACGCTCACCGATCCAGGGCAGCCGTTTCACGACCGGGACATGTACGTCTTCGCGCTGGACGCCGCAGGCACCTATCTGGCCTTTGGCGGCAACCCGGCCAAGGTCGGCACGCGGGTGCAGGACCTCGCCGGCGTGGATGGCGAGGCGCTGCTGCGTTCCATCATTGCCCAGGCCGAGCGCGGGCCGGGCTGGGTGGAATACGACATCGGCAACCCCGCGACCGGGGTGGTGCAGGCCAAGATGTCGTTCGTTCAGCAGGCGGGCGACATATATCTGGGCTGCGGCGTCTACAAGAGTCTTTCGGCGCCGAGCTGA
- the prmB gene encoding 50S ribosomal protein L3 N(5)-glutamine methyltransferase, with protein sequence MSAALVVGDSIAALVRSGEQRLLQAGVAFGHGTTNARDEAAWLVLWRLGLPLDSALDESPESVAKRPVAGVDQHAVALLFEERIASRKPAAYLTREAWLQGVSFYVDERAIVPRSLIAELLADGGIDPWLSDRTHRVLDLCTGNGSLAVLAALAWPEVEVTGADLSPGALAVARINVDRHGLGERITLAQGDGLAAAPGPWDLVLCNPPYVNAASMAELPPEYRAEPALALAGGGDGMDFIRELLQALPEQLADDGVLVLEIGHEKPHFEAAFPQLPVFWLDTSAGDEQVLLVTARALGVVQGQSSS encoded by the coding sequence ATGAGTGCCGCCCTGGTGGTGGGAGACAGCATCGCCGCGCTGGTGCGCAGCGGCGAGCAGCGCCTGCTGCAGGCCGGCGTAGCCTTCGGCCATGGCACGACCAACGCGCGCGATGAGGCTGCCTGGCTGGTCCTGTGGCGCCTGGGTCTGCCGCTGGACAGTGCGCTCGACGAATCCCCGGAATCCGTGGCAAAAAGGCCGGTAGCCGGCGTGGATCAACACGCTGTTGCTCTACTTTTTGAAGAGCGCATCGCCAGCCGCAAGCCCGCCGCCTACCTTACGCGTGAAGCCTGGCTGCAGGGCGTGTCGTTCTACGTGGACGAGCGCGCCATCGTGCCGCGCAGCCTGATCGCCGAGCTGCTGGCGGACGGCGGCATCGATCCCTGGCTGAGCGACCGCACGCACCGCGTGCTCGACCTGTGCACCGGCAACGGCAGCCTGGCGGTGCTCGCAGCGCTGGCCTGGCCCGAGGTCGAGGTGACCGGCGCCGACCTCTCGCCCGGCGCTCTGGCCGTGGCGCGCATCAACGTGGACCGCCATGGCCTGGGGGAGCGCATCACGCTGGCGCAGGGCGACGGCCTGGCCGCGGCGCCCGGCCCCTGGGATCTGGTGCTGTGCAACCCGCCCTACGTGAACGCCGCGAGCATGGCCGAGCTGCCGCCCGAATACCGCGCCGAGCCGGCACTGGCGCTGGCCGGCGGCGGCGACGGAATGGACTTCATCCGCGAACTGCTGCAGGCGCTGCCCGAGCAGCTTGCTGACGACGGCGTGCTGGTGCTGGAGATCGGCCACGAAAAGCCGCACTTCGAGGCCGCTTTCCCGCAGCTGCCGGTTTTCTGGCTGGACACCAGCGCTGGCGACGAGCAGGTATTGCTGGTGACGGCGCGGGCGCTGGGGGTGGTGCAAGGGCAGTCCTCCTCCTAA
- a CDS encoding ABC-F family ATP-binding cassette domain-containing protein gives MITLSQVTLRRGSRVLLDQVSVTLNPGEHIGLVGRNGAGKSSLFALLAGRLHEDGGEFFIPPQWRMAQVAQEMPETDEGATAFVLAGDARLDELQTRLRAAEHSGDGMAIAQLHTDLGDAGAHDATARAQTLILGLGFTPAQLEQPVNSFSGGWRMRLQLARALMAPSDLLLLDEPTNHLDLDALVWLEAWLKRYAGTLIVISHDREFLDAVTSVTLHIEGAQLTRYGGNYSRFEELRAQQIVLQQASYERQQDKIAHLQSFIDRFKAKATKAKQAQSRVKQIERMEKIAPVLASADFTFSFREPANLPNPMLAITDASFGYVHEDGAQTVILRGVNRSVLAGQRIGILGANGQGKSTLVKTIAREMAPLAGQVTEGKGLTIGYFAQQELDVLRPQEDPLAHMVRLAKDTGADAAQSREQELRNFLGSFNFAGDMVRQPVGSMSGGEKARLVLAMIVWQRPNLLLLDEPTNHLDLATREALAMALQDFDGTVMLVSHDRALLRSVCEDFWLVGCGVVGPFDGDLDDYQRYLLDESRRLREAARIANAPANDEATASRPATGSGREQRKASAQARQQLAEKTRPLRRELTQVDARLAALAADKAALEERLATPLPPADIADCGRRLKACGDEIEQLEERWLELGEAIEALETGATVEG, from the coding sequence ATGATTACCCTCAGCCAAGTCACCCTGCGCCGCGGCAGCCGCGTGCTGCTGGACCAAGTCTCCGTCACCCTCAATCCTGGCGAACACATCGGCCTGGTCGGGCGCAACGGGGCCGGCAAGTCCTCCCTGTTCGCCTTGCTGGCCGGCCGTCTCCACGAGGACGGCGGCGAGTTTTTCATCCCGCCGCAGTGGCGCATGGCCCAGGTGGCTCAGGAGATGCCCGAGACCGACGAAGGCGCCACCGCTTTCGTGCTGGCCGGCGACGCGCGTCTGGACGAATTGCAAACCCGATTGCGCGCGGCCGAGCACAGCGGCGACGGCATGGCCATCGCCCAGCTGCATACCGACCTGGGCGATGCCGGCGCGCACGACGCCACGGCGCGCGCGCAGACGCTGATCCTGGGCCTGGGCTTTACGCCGGCGCAGCTAGAGCAGCCGGTGAACAGTTTCTCGGGCGGCTGGCGCATGCGCCTGCAGCTGGCGCGCGCGCTGATGGCGCCATCCGACCTGCTGCTGCTGGACGAGCCCACCAACCACCTGGACCTGGACGCCCTGGTCTGGCTGGAGGCCTGGCTCAAGCGCTACGCCGGCACGCTGATCGTCATCAGTCACGACCGCGAGTTCCTGGACGCGGTCACCAGCGTCACGCTGCACATCGAGGGCGCCCAGCTCACGCGCTACGGCGGCAACTACAGCCGCTTCGAGGAGCTGCGCGCGCAGCAGATCGTGCTGCAGCAGGCCTCCTACGAGCGCCAGCAGGACAAGATCGCCCACCTGCAAAGCTTCATCGACCGCTTCAAGGCCAAAGCCACCAAGGCAAAGCAGGCGCAAAGCCGGGTCAAGCAGATCGAGCGCATGGAGAAAATCGCGCCGGTGCTGGCCAGCGCCGACTTCACCTTCAGCTTCCGCGAGCCGGCCAATCTGCCCAACCCGATGCTGGCGATCACCGACGCGTCCTTCGGCTATGTCCATGAGGACGGCGCGCAGACCGTGATCCTGCGCGGTGTGAACCGCTCGGTGCTGGCCGGCCAGCGCATCGGCATCCTGGGCGCCAACGGCCAGGGCAAGTCCACCCTGGTCAAGACCATCGCGCGCGAGATGGCGCCGCTGGCGGGCCAGGTGACCGAGGGCAAGGGGCTGACCATCGGCTATTTCGCCCAGCAAGAGCTGGACGTGCTGCGCCCGCAGGAGGATCCGCTGGCGCACATGGTGCGCCTGGCGAAGGACACCGGCGCCGACGCAGCCCAGTCGCGCGAGCAGGAACTGCGCAACTTCCTGGGCAGCTTCAACTTTGCCGGCGACATGGTGCGCCAGCCCGTGGGCAGCATGAGCGGCGGCGAAAAGGCCCGGCTGGTGCTGGCCATGATCGTCTGGCAGCGCCCCAACCTCTTGCTGCTGGACGAGCCCACCAACCACCTGGATCTGGCCACGCGCGAGGCGCTGGCCATGGCGCTGCAGGATTTCGACGGCACCGTGATGCTGGTCAGCCACGACCGGGCCCTGCTGCGCTCGGTGTGCGAGGACTTCTGGCTGGTGGGCTGCGGCGTGGTCGGCCCGTTCGACGGCGATCTGGACGACTACCAGCGCTACCTGCTGGACGAATCGCGCCGGCTGCGCGAGGCGGCGCGCATCGCCAACGCACCTGCCAACGATGAGGCCACAGCCAGCCGACCGGCCACCGGCAGCGGACGCGAACAGCGCAAGGCCAGCGCCCAGGCGCGCCAGCAACTGGCAGAGAAAACCCGCCCACTGCGCCGAGAACTGACGCAGGTGGATGCCCGCCTGGCGGCGCTGGCCGCCGACAAGGCAGCGCTGGAGGAACGCCTGGCCACCCCCTTGCCGCCCGCCGACATTGCCGACTGCGGCCGCCGGCTGAAAGCCTGCGGCGACGAGATCGAGCAGCTGGAAGAGCGCTGGCTGGAGCTGGGCGAGGCTATCGAAGCATTGGAAACCGGCGCGACAGTTGAAGGGTGA
- a CDS encoding PilT/PilU family type 4a pilus ATPase, with product MGTMERILRLMAEKKASDVYLSANAPALIKINGECVPINSQLLPVDAPLNLLSEIVPPDRVEELQETGELNMGVPLAGVGRFRISAMRQRGTVAVVIRFIAQQIPKLPTLGLPPLLGELALQKRGLILIVGATGSGKSTTLAAMLDERNESTTGHILTVEDPIEYQFKNKKSIVNQREIGSDTQSLQTALKNALRQAPDVILIGEIRDRETMSAAIAYAQSGHLCLATLHGNNSYHALNRILSFYPVEVRATMLGDLASALRAIVSQRLIRTISGERVPAVEIMLNTKLVAEMIEQGDFSGVRDALEKSMAEGSQTFEQSLAQLIVDGRIDRKEGLAYADSPTNLMWRLQNDFDVATREGNAASQAAAAAEDDAPSFTEIVLDVHPQ from the coding sequence ATGGGCACCATGGAACGCATCCTGCGCCTGATGGCCGAGAAGAAGGCCTCCGACGTGTACCTGTCGGCCAACGCGCCGGCACTGATCAAGATCAACGGCGAGTGCGTCCCCATCAACAGCCAGCTGCTGCCGGTGGATGCCCCCTTGAACCTGCTGTCGGAAATCGTGCCCCCCGACCGCGTGGAGGAACTGCAGGAGACCGGTGAGCTGAACATGGGCGTGCCGCTGGCCGGCGTCGGGCGCTTTCGCATCAGCGCCATGCGCCAGCGCGGCACGGTGGCCGTGGTGATCCGCTTCATCGCCCAGCAGATCCCCAAACTGCCCACCCTCGGGTTGCCACCGCTCCTGGGCGAGCTGGCGCTGCAAAAGCGCGGCCTGATCCTGATCGTGGGCGCTACCGGTTCGGGCAAGTCGACCACGCTGGCGGCCATGCTCGATGAACGCAACGAATCCACCACCGGCCACATCCTGACCGTGGAGGACCCGATCGAATACCAGTTCAAGAACAAGAAATCGATCGTCAACCAGCGCGAGATCGGCAGCGACACGCAGTCGCTGCAGACCGCGCTCAAGAATGCCCTGCGCCAGGCGCCCGACGTGATCCTGATCGGCGAGATCCGCGACCGCGAGACCATGTCCGCTGCCATCGCCTACGCCCAGTCAGGCCATCTGTGCCTGGCGACGCTACACGGCAACAACAGCTACCACGCACTCAACCGCATCCTGTCGTTCTACCCGGTAGAGGTGCGCGCCACCATGCTTGGCGACCTGGCCTCGGCGCTGCGCGCCATCGTTTCGCAACGGCTGATCCGTACCATCAGCGGCGAGCGTGTGCCAGCGGTGGAGATCATGCTCAACACCAAGCTGGTGGCCGAGATGATCGAGCAGGGCGACTTTTCCGGCGTGCGCGATGCGCTGGAGAAGTCCATGGCCGAGGGCTCGCAGACCTTCGAGCAGTCGCTGGCGCAACTGATCGTCGACGGCCGCATTGACCGCAAGGAAGGCCTGGCGTACGCCGATTCGCCCACCAACCTGATGTGGCGCCTGCAAAATGACTTCGACGTCGCCACGCGCGAAGGCAATGCGGCCAGCCAGGCTGCGGCAGCCGCCGAGGACGACGCGCCGTCCTTTACTGAGATCGTCCTGGACGTTCATCCGCAATGA